The following DNA comes from Streptomyces sp. NBC_00273.
TTCGCCGCCCGTGAGGATCGTCCGCACGCTGTTGAGCGTGCCAGGGGCTTCATCCACGATCACATTGAACAGAGCCGTCGTCACGAAGAGCACGGTGACGCCGTTCTGCTCCACGACGCGCTTCAGCTCCGAGAGCCGGACGTGGTCGGACGGGTAGAGCACGCATGTCCCGCCGTTCAGCAGCGCTCCCCAGATCTCGAAGGCCGCCGCGTCGAAGTACACCGAGGCCAGCTGCGGGATGACGGCGTCCGCGTCGAGGGGGGCGAAAGTGGCGTCGGACACCAGCCGGACGACGCCCCGATGCCGGATCGGAACGCCTTTGGGGGATCCCGTCGAGCCCGACGTGAAGACGATGTAGGCGAGGGAGTCCGGATCGACCCGCAAGGGCGGGTCCTTCTCGTCCGAGTCCAGCGTCCGCAGTTCGACGGGTACGACCCGCGCCCCCGCGAAACGCACCGTCAGCTCGTCGGGCGCGTCGGTCAGCAGGGCCGAGCAACTCGCCTGGTCGAAGATTCTCCTCAGCCGTTCATCCGGCCAGGTGCGATCGAACGGAAGGTACGTGGCGCCGCATTTGATGATCGCCAGCATGGCGACGATCATCTCCGGTGAGCGCTTGACGGACAGTCCCACGACGTGACCGGGTTCCACTCCGGCCGTGCGGAGCCGCACGCTCAGGCTGTTCGCAAGGCCGTTGAGCTCGCGGTACGTGAACCTCCGCTCCCCGTGGACGACCGCGACGGACCCCGGACGACGGCCGGCAGCGGCCTCGAAGAGCTCCTTCAGGCTCTCTGCCGGATACGCGGAACCGGTCCGGTTGATCTTCCGATGAATAGAGAGAGCCTCTTCCGAAACGGCGATCTTATTCATCCACATTCCTCAGACGTGTGTTGACGATTCTTGTCACGTGCTCCGGGTGGCTGTCCACGAAGAAATGTCCGCCAGGAACTTCGACCAGCTCGCAACCTTGCGTGGTGAACGCCCGCCAGCCGTGCATCGTTCTCCAGCTGTCAATCGCATCATCGATGCTGTATATGGCGGTGATGGGAACGTCCACACCCGAGCTGTGGCGGTGATCCCATGTCTCGGCGAGCTGGATTTCGCTGCGCACCGTCGGAAGGAGCAGCCGCAACAGCTTCTCCTGGACGAAGAGTTCCGCCGGCGTGCCGCCCATCTCAGCCACCGCATTCCGGAAATCCCTCTCCGTCATCCGGTGCATGTAGGGGCGCCTCTGCGGCACGTCCGGGCTCCGGCAGCCGGAGACGAAGAGCCGGCGCGTCATTCCGGGGTACGCGGCCGAGGCCAGGTGGGACAGCTCGTAAGCCAGCCGTCCACCGAAGCTGTGACCGAAGAAGGCGTGGCGGCGGTTCAGGTACGGCGAAAGTGCCTCGAAGACGTCGTCCACCAGGGGATCCCACCGCTCGTAGCGCGGCTCCGTGAGACGACGTCCCCGGCCGGGCAGCACGACGCACAACACCTCGACGTCGTCCGCGATCCCGTCGCACCAGGCGCGGAAGGTCTCGGGGCTCCCGCCCGCGTAGGGAAAGCAGAACAGCGTGCTGGCCGGCTCGGCCACCGCCTTGAGGGTCATCACCCACTTGTCGTG
Coding sequences within:
- a CDS encoding amino acid adenylation domain-containing protein, coding for MNKIAVSEEALSIHRKINRTGSAYPAESLKELFEAAAGRRPGSVAVVHGERRFTYRELNGLANSLSVRLRTAGVEPGHVVGLSVKRSPEMIVAMLAIIKCGATYLPFDRTWPDERLRRIFDQASCSALLTDAPDELTVRFAGARVVPVELRTLDSDEKDPPLRVDPDSLAYIVFTSGSTGSPKGVPIRHRGVVRLVSDATFAPLDADAVIPQLASVYFDAAAFEIWGALLNGGTCVLYPSDHVRLSELKRVVEQNGVTVLFVTTALFNVIVDEAPGTLNSVRTILTGGEAHSLGHIERARDHYGDGKVVSVYGPTECSVFATYYPVRSSVQGQSALPIGSPIQNTLLYVVSDGRLCAPGEAGEVCLGGPGLSPGYLGMPELTTEKYVEYDIDGEKIVLYHTGDRGFCREDGNVVFQGRLDDQVKVNGFRIELGEITHFMNEVPYVKQSYVTTTEKESGEKVVVAFVVPADADCTPQACHDHLATKVPRYMLPGEIHVRDGLPLTGSGKVDRKALLSAINTPNADERRARIQ
- a CDS encoding thioesterase II family protein, with protein sequence MAAAHDKWVMTLKAVAEPASTLFCFPYAGGSPETFRAWCDGIADDVEVLCVVLPGRGRRLTEPRYERWDPLVDDVFEALSPYLNRRHAFFGHSFGGRLAYELSHLASAAYPGMTRRLFVSGCRSPDVPQRRPYMHRMTERDFRNAVAEMGGTPAELFVQEKLLRLLLPTVRSEIQLAETWDHRHSSGVDVPITAIYSIDDAIDSWRTMHGWRAFTTQGCELVEVPGGHFFVDSHPEHVTRIVNTRLRNVDE